From the Lacipirellulaceae bacterium genome, the window GCCAGGCGTGTTGTTCACCCGTGGCGAACTATTGCCGGGTGACGCAGTCGCTGTGGGCATCGTTGGTACCCGCAGGGCAACTCATTACGGCAAGCAACAAGCAGAGCGTCTGGCGGGAGCACTCGCCCGTGCGGGCGTCACCGTGGTTAGCGGTTTGGCCCGCGGCATCGACACGGCAGCCCATGGCGGAGCGCTGGCAGCGGGTGGTCGCACGATTGCCGTGTTGGCCAGTGGCGTGTTGAACATTTACCCACCTGAGAATGAAGGGCTTGCCGAGGAGATCTCTCAAAACGGTTGCGTCCTCAGCGAAGCGGCCCCGACGATGCCACCAATGAGCGGGATGTTCCCGCAGCGCAACCGCATCATCAGCGGGCTGTCCTTGGGGGTGATCGTCATCGAAGCTGCCGAGCGCAGCGGGGCGCTAATTACCGCTCGCCATGCTTACGAACAGAACCGCGAAGTGTTTGCTGTGCCGGGCCAAGTCACCAGTCGAGTTTCCGCCGGGCCGCACAAGTTGCTGCGCGATGGGGCCAAACTGGTTACTTGTGTCGACGACGTGCTGGAGGAACTCGGCCCACTGGTCGAGCCTGCCCCGCGCGAAGATGGCCGCGTGATGCGCTCCCCCGCCGAGCTGAAGCTCAATGAGATGGAACAACGCGTTCTCGACAAAATCGACCCGGCGGGCTCACACATTGAAAATGTCGCCATCCACTGCGAGCTACCGATCCATCGCGTACTCGCCACGATCAGCGTTTTGGAGACTCGACATTTAGTAAGGAAAATTGGTGGGAACCAAATCGCGCGGATTTGAGTCTAAGCCTTGTTAGCCGCCGTCCTTGGTCGGCGCATGGTTTGTGCACCCAACATCGCGCCGACCAAGGTCGGCGGCTAACCAAGCAAGTTTGGAGTGACAGAACGACGAAAATTCGGCCAAGAACGAAATACCACCAACGAACTACCCAACTCAGGCTGAAAACTGAGCACTGACAACTGAATACTATCGCTACCCCCCCCATAGAGGGGAAACGATCAATAACGCCCATTGTCTCAAAATTGACCACTCAAACACCCACTTTGAGACCGCCAACCTGCCAAATCTCGTGTAAGAAGTGCAAGGTTGGCAGCCAAATATTTTACAAAATCCGCGTGAACCAACCCCCTGCAAGCGACGTAAACCCTTAGCTAGTCTACTTTTCGCCCTTCGCTAGCCCTTTTGACGCTAGCACGGCCACCGGCGAACGGCATGTGACTTGCTTAACTGAGATCCGGTTGCTTAAACGTCATAATTGATCGTAAGCAACTAAACAGAGAA encodes:
- the dprA gene encoding DNA-processing protein DprA, which gives rise to MEFNDSDRAQILLALTRDVGPLTRARLLEAFATPERVLAASEADLQKVQGIGPKISRRIINARRDIDLDVQLGFVEREGLGVLLPPRNPEDDTDYPRMLREIPDPPGVLFTRGELLPGDAVAVGIVGTRRATHYGKQQAERLAGALARAGVTVVSGLARGIDTAAHGGALAAGGRTIAVLASGVLNIYPPENEGLAEEISQNGCVLSEAAPTMPPMSGMFPQRNRIISGLSLGVIVIEAAERSGALITARHAYEQNREVFAVPGQVTSRVSAGPHKLLRDGAKLVTCVDDVLEELGPLVEPAPREDGRVMRSPAELKLNEMEQRVLDKIDPAGSHIENVAIHCELPIHRVLATISVLETRHLVRKIGGNQIARI